Proteins encoded together in one Thermococcus gammatolerans EJ3 window:
- a CDS encoding endonuclease V, which yields MDKLLKRIAEVQLELARKIVERPLPLDDVSTVGAVDVSYKGEKARSAFVLCSFPECRLLKARTIETTVRFPYIPTFFFLRETKPALMAIGKERPDVLLVEGHGRAHPRGYGLASHIGLILNVPTIGIAKRLLRNTPEGSWAKVGKAYVSVGHLIDLPSAVKIVKALSRGGYPLPLKLADELSKGKRNERENRASD from the coding sequence ATGGATAAACTCCTTAAGAGAATCGCGGAGGTTCAACTTGAACTGGCCAGGAAGATAGTAGAGAGGCCACTGCCTCTCGATGACGTCTCAACAGTCGGGGCGGTGGACGTTTCGTACAAGGGAGAGAAAGCCAGGAGCGCCTTCGTCCTCTGCAGTTTTCCTGAGTGCAGGCTTTTAAAAGCTCGAACAATTGAAACGACTGTGAGATTCCCTTACATCCCGACTTTCTTCTTTCTCCGCGAAACTAAACCTGCACTCATGGCCATCGGAAAAGAGAGGCCTGACGTTCTACTAGTTGAGGGACACGGACGGGCACATCCAAGGGGATACGGTCTGGCCTCTCACATCGGTCTGATTCTAAACGTGCCCACCATAGGGATAGCAAAGAGACTCCTCAGGAATACTCCTGAGGGCTCCTGGGCAAAGGTTGGCAAAGCCTATGTAAGCGTTGGACACCTTATAGACCTCCCCTCCGCCGTGAAGATAGTTAAGGCTTTAAGCCGAGGAGGCTACCCACTACCGCTGAAGCTGGCGGACGAACTCTCCAAGGGGAAGCGAAATGAGCGAGAGAATCGAGCTTCTGATTGA
- a CDS encoding translin family protein has product MKIEEIIEGIRKRLDEVDGAREEALRMTREIVRLSGDAVKALHRGEIEKARKRLKLAGNLVDELKDLLSPYPMLYYSGYVQSAHQEFVEANLLLAYLTEEELPSPWDLGVPEADYLLGLGDFIGELRRHFLHLLLRGEIERAESVYEFMEKLYGELMTLEYPKGVVNVRAKQDQARYALERTLEDLTRAKLNRSLEEKLRAAIGDG; this is encoded by the coding sequence ATGAAGATCGAGGAGATAATAGAAGGCATAAGGAAAAGGCTCGATGAAGTGGATGGGGCCAGGGAGGAGGCCCTAAGGATGACGCGAGAAATCGTAAGGCTGAGCGGCGACGCCGTCAAGGCCCTCCACAGAGGAGAGATTGAGAAAGCCCGGAAAAGGCTTAAACTGGCGGGAAATCTCGTTGACGAGCTTAAAGATCTCTTATCTCCCTACCCAATGCTCTACTACTCTGGCTACGTCCAGAGCGCCCACCAGGAGTTCGTCGAGGCCAATCTTTTACTGGCGTATCTGACGGAGGAGGAGCTGCCCTCTCCCTGGGATCTTGGAGTCCCCGAGGCCGATTACCTCCTCGGTCTCGGCGACTTCATAGGGGAACTGAGGAGACACTTCCTTCATCTGCTCCTCCGGGGGGAGATAGAGAGAGCCGAGAGCGTGTACGAGTTTATGGAGAAGCTGTACGGTGAACTTATGACGCTGGAGTACCCCAAAGGCGTTGTGAACGTCAGGGCAAAGCAGGATCAGGCCAGGTACGCACTAGAAAGAACCCTCGAAGACCTCACGAGGGCAAAACTCAACAGGAGTCTTGAGGAAAAGCTGAGAGCGGCGATTGGAGATGGATAA